A part of Kryptolebias marmoratus isolate JLee-2015 linkage group LG8, ASM164957v2, whole genome shotgun sequence genomic DNA contains:
- the stk35 gene encoding serine/threonine-protein kinase 35, with the protein MPTFNKKEVMDLRNGKRRKVSGGVRSSRRTAAARMKREAGKVLRSLTVENNINRPGLMDDDEEEEDCFSISFLRAGPSGAASAVSPRYSLLREVGRGSYGVVYEAVARRTGAKVAVKRLQCDAPENVELALAEFWALTSLENRHQNVVQLEECVLQRNGLAQKMSHGNKRSKQYLRLVETSLKGERILGYPEEPCYLWFVMEFCEGGDLNQYILSRRPDPQTNRSFMRQLTSAIAFLHKNNIVHRDLKPDNILISQKSGSPVLKVADFGLSKVCAGANSKNFEEHPAAGGGGRGSNQNGVVNINKFWLSSACGSDFYMAPEVWEGHYTAKADIFALGIIIWAMVERITFIDAESKRELLGTYVRQGTEIVPVGEALLENPKMVLHIPQKARSSMSEGVKKLLLDMLAVNPQDRPDAVQLEVRMDQVTCAA; encoded by the exons ATGCCTACCTTCAACAAGAAAGAAGTTATGGATCTTCGAAACGGGAAGAGGAGAAAGGTAAGCGGAGGCGTGCGGAGCTCCAGGCGGACTGCGGCCGCCAGGATGAAGCGGGAGGCGGGGAAAGTCCTCCGCTCCCTCACGGTGGAGAACAACATCAACCGTCCCGGGCTCATGGACGacgacgaggaggaagaggactgCTTCTCCATCAGCTTCCTCAGGGCCGGCCCGTCCGGGGCAGCCTCGGCCGTGTCGCCCCGGTACAGCCTGCTCCGGGAGGTGGGCCGCGGCAGCTACGGGGTGGTGTACGAGGCCGTGGCCCGGAGGACGGGGGCCAAGGTGGCGGTGAAGAGGCTCCAGTGCGACGCTCCGGAAAACGTGGAGCTGGCCCTGGCCGAGTTCTGGGCCCTGACGAGCCTGGAGAACCGACACCAGAACGTGGTCCAGCTGGAGGAGTGCGTGCTGCAGAGGAACGGCCTGGCCCAGAAGATGAGCCACGGCAACAAGAGGTCCAAACAGTACCTGCGGCTGGTGGAGACCTCCCTCAAAG GGGAGCGTATCCTTGGTTACCCGGAGGAACCGTGCTACCTCTGGTTTGTCATGGAGTTCTGCGAAGGCGGCGACCTGAACCAGTACATCCTGTCCCGGCGGCCCGACCCGCAGACCAACAGGAGCTTCATGCGCCAGCTGACGAGCGCCATCGCCTTCCTGCACAAGAACAACATCGTCCACCGCGACCTGAAGCCGGACAACATTCTCATTTCCCAGAAATCCGGTTCCCCGGTCCTGAAAGTGGCGGACTTCGGCCTCAGTAAGGTCTGTGCCGGTGCGAACTCTAAGAACTTTGAGGAACACCCCGCtgccggcggcggcggcagagGGAGCAACCAGAACGGCGTCGTGAACATTAACAAGTTCTGGCTGTCGTCGGCCTGTGGGTCGGACTTCTACATGGCGCCCGAGGTGTGGGAGGGCCACTACACGGCGAAGGCGGACATCTTTGCTCTGGGCATCATCATCTGGGCCATGGTCGAGCGGATCACGTTCATCGACGCCGAGTCCAAGCGGGAGCTGCTGGGGACCTACGTCCGGCAGGGCACGGAGATCGTACCTGTCGGGGAGGCCCTGCTGGAGAACCCCAAGATGGTTCTCCACATCCCCCAGAAGGCCCGGAGCTCCATGTCTGAGGGGGTGAAGAAGCTGCTCCTGGACATGCTGGCGGTCAACCCTCAGGACCGGCCGGACGCCGTCCAGCTGGAGGTACGGATGGACCAGGTCACGTGTGCTGCGTGA